One genomic segment of Gossypium arboreum isolate Shixiya-1 chromosome 3, ASM2569848v2, whole genome shotgun sequence includes these proteins:
- the LOC108464838 gene encoding cytochrome P450 81C13-like — MVFLFVSMENLYHYLVIILFILLTIKLLTHKTKNLPPSPFSLPIIGHLHLIKNPLYQSLTTLLSKYGPVLYLKFGCRHVLVLSSPSAVEECLNKNDIIFANRPRTMAGDLMTYNYTTFVWTPYGSLWRNHRRLSAVEIFCSNSVEKFSSIREEEVADFVRRLFEVSSGNGTQKVDLKYLFCLLMTNVMWRTVAGKRGVEDPKEVEAEKMFFTEFKSLFFPSLGTNICDFFPVLRWIGFLGIEKKLKEIHRRRDEYLENLVDGIRLNKSKKNISLIERLLSLQQDDPDFCSDQVIKTMVLMMFIAGTESTAITMEWTMALLLSHPEALQKARDEIIRHVGNERLLNESDLPKLPYLRCVVNETLRLYPAAPLLLPHCPSEDCVVDGYEIPKGTMLLVHAWAIQRDPSIWEEPTKFKPERFYEGTLEDKEGLKYLPFGLGRRACPGRNMGLRSVLLAIGVFIQCFEWENVGSDKVDMTPNTIGLTIHKARPLEALCRPRPDVIKLLSQL; from the exons ATGGTTTTCCTGTTTGTTTCCATGGAAAACCTGTACCATTACCTTGTAATCATCTTATTCATTCTTCTCACCATCAAACTTTTGACTCATAAAACCAAAAATTTGCCTCCCAGTCCCTTTTCTCTGCCAATTATTGGCCACCTTCACCTCATCAAAAACCCACTTTACCAATCACTGACCACGTTATTATCCAAATATGGCCCTGTTTTATATCTCAAATTCGGTTGCAGACATGTCCTTGTTCTTTCTTCTCCTTCTGctgttgaagaatgcttgaacAAGAATGATATAATATTTGCAAACCGGCCTCGGACTATGGCTGGGGATCTTATGACGTACAACTACACTACTTTCGTTTGGACTCCTTACGGATCACTTTGGCGGAACCATCGCCGTCTCAGCGCTGTTGAGATCTTCTGTTCTAACAGCGTTGAAAAGTTTTCTTCCATACGTGAAGAAGAAGTTGCGGACTTTGTTCGTCGCTTGTTTGAGGTCTCATCAGGCAACGGCACCCAAAAGGTGGACTTGAAGTACTTGTTTTGTCTCTTGATGACGAATGTTATGTGGAGGACGGTGGCCGGAAAACGTGGGGTCGAGGATCCTAAGGAAGTGGAGGCAGAAAAGATGTTCTTCACGGAATTTAAGAGCTTGttttttccgagcctagggaccaacATATGTGATTTCTTCCCAGTTTTGAGGTGGATTGGTTTCCTAGGgattgaaaagaaattgaaagaaatacatAGGAGAAGAGATGAATACCTTGAGAATTTAGTAGATGGGATAAGattaaataaaagtaagaagAATATTTCGCTGATTGAAAGGCTTCTGTCTCTTCAACAAGACGACCCTGACTTCTGTTCCGATCAAGTCATCAAGACCATGGTTTTG ATGATGTTCATTGCAGGAACTGAATCTACGGCTATTACAATGGAGTGGACAATGGCACTCCTGCTGAGTCATCCAGAGGCTTTGCAGAAGGCAAGAGACGAGATCATTCGCCATGTTGGAAATGAGCGCCTGCTAAATGAATCAGATCTTCCCAAACTTCCATACCTTCGTTGTGTTGTAAACGAGACACTAAGGCTATATCCCGCAGCACCGCTTTTATTGCCTCATTGCCCATCTGAAGATTGTGTGGTGGATGGATATGAGATACCTAAAGGCACAATGCTCTTGGTCCATGCTTGGGCCATCCAAAGGGATCCTAGCATATGGGAGGAGCCAACCAAGTTCAAGCCTGAAAGATTTTATGAGGGAACTTTGGAAGACAAGGAAGGATTGAAATATCTTCCATTTGGACTTGGAAGGAGAGCTTGTCCTGGCAGAAACATGGGCTTACGGTCCGTTTTGTTGGCAATTGGTGTTTTTATACAATGCTTTGAATGGGAAAACGTAGGGTCAGACAAGGTGGATATGACACCAAATACTATTGGATTGACTATCCACAAGGCTAGGCCATTGGAGGCTTTGTGTCGCCCACGGCCTGATGTGATTAAACTTCTCTCCCAACTTTAG